A stretch of DNA from Microbacterium sp. LWS13-1.2:
GCGCTCGCCGGACGCACCACGGCGTCCGTGGCGATGTCGATGCGGGGGCCTTTGATCTGGCCGAGGTACAGTTCGCTCACGCCGTCGGCGTGCACGAGGGCCACCTCGAGGTCGAACCCGCCGTCGCTGTTGCGCAGCCCCTCGATGTCGTCGGCGGTGCGGGTGACCGGAGCCGAGACGGCGGGGAGCAGGCCAGGTCCGGCGTCCGCGTCGGTCGCAGAGAGGGTGAGACGCCAGTAGCCGAGCTCGGCCACCAGTCGCGTGCGCGCCTCGGGATCGTCGGCGTCGTGCAGCCATGCCTCGGCGGAGTAGTTCAGGTAGTCGCCGCCATCGTGGCTGAAGCT
This window harbors:
- a CDS encoding FABP family protein; translation: MLEIPTDLPAELVPLSWLIGVWEGTGVIDYGDHAYTGEFTHRVSFSHDGGDYLNYSAEAWLHDADDPEARTRLVAELGYWRLTLSATDADAGPGLLPAVSAPVTRTADDIEGLRNSDGGFDLEVALVHADGVSELYLGQIKGPRIDIATDAVVRPASAKAYAAATRMYGLVDGHLLWAWDIAALGFELGAHASARLAKLE